A genomic window from Sulfurospirillum diekertiae includes:
- a CDS encoding primase-helicase family protein, whose product MKYSHLTHELGKLNPQQLDEALSELSSLAQQDKILNSIRTGILPDSSFIFRSINGINFFKGDEISLIHTETATAFVASNFGESKVTSAMLQKLPVLDVVFNPQEVERIKDNKFNTFSATQYVKDAPRSHRMRKLSMEAVKSYPNTYFLLQSLFNSNDEHILHFLNWLSACFNERKKLGVCYILKGIQGAGKNVFYDNFIVKALGEKHAITVDNARLQGKFNSYLDHTLFVAWNEIKGNFNESNTTSDLLKGYISESMLQIEAKGVNSTMKPSYFNSLMFSNHEVPFVIEPSDRRFVVIETSSVPLRTAVENTLQISMIDFINRIKSEADSFIDFIFSLDYDLNKASLAFSTEAKKVISNASVSSLKTLANDLKVNRNSKTVESLYAQFVELKADYRGDDFEKSLKSFLFGFISGKMFTFDFDFALSLLGGYDKATQNKKNKDIDSFFGKSTSSLGKRYRKIGEPISEIKDTEKFLNELMGYIPFNETVARVTEKAVNTIILDKNTKEFYPEDYIEFFAYLDELQDEEEAKKVSNSDAEFDFNNPKQAIL is encoded by the coding sequence ATGAAATATTCTCACTTAACCCATGAGTTAGGAAAACTCAACCCGCAACAATTAGACGAAGCTCTTTCAGAACTTAGCTCACTAGCACAACAAGATAAAATCTTGAACTCTATCAGAACAGGTATTCTTCCAGATTCTAGTTTTATTTTTCGCTCAATCAATGGCATCAACTTTTTCAAAGGTGATGAAATATCATTGATACACACAGAAACAGCCACCGCTTTTGTTGCTTCAAATTTTGGAGAAAGCAAGGTAACAAGTGCCATGCTTCAAAAATTGCCTGTTCTTGATGTTGTTTTTAATCCGCAAGAAGTGGAAAGAATCAAAGACAACAAATTTAATACGTTCTCAGCTACTCAATATGTAAAAGATGCTCCGAGAAGCCACAGAATGAGAAAATTAAGCATGGAAGCAGTGAAAAGCTACCCGAACACTTATTTCTTGTTGCAAAGCCTCTTCAATTCAAATGATGAACATATCTTGCATTTTTTGAACTGGCTATCAGCTTGTTTTAACGAAAGAAAAAAATTAGGTGTGTGTTACATCTTGAAAGGCATTCAAGGTGCAGGTAAAAACGTATTCTATGACAATTTTATAGTAAAAGCACTAGGCGAAAAACACGCTATCACAGTTGATAATGCAAGATTGCAAGGTAAATTCAATTCATACTTAGATCATACTTTATTTGTAGCATGGAATGAGATTAAAGGTAATTTCAACGAATCAAATACTACCAGCGACCTTTTGAAAGGCTATATAAGCGAATCGATGCTTCAAATTGAAGCAAAAGGCGTTAACAGCACAATGAAGCCTTCATATTTTAATTCATTGATGTTCTCTAACCATGAAGTACCTTTCGTAATCGAGCCATCAGATAGACGTTTTGTAGTTATTGAAACGTCTAGTGTACCTTTGAGAACTGCTGTTGAAAATACACTTCAAATTTCGATGATTGATTTTATCAATAGAATCAAAAGTGAGGCTGATTCTTTTATTGATTTTATCTTTTCACTTGATTATGACCTTAACAAAGCTTCTTTAGCTTTTAGCACAGAAGCAAAGAAAGTTATTTCAAACGCTTCTGTATCTTCATTGAAAACACTAGCGAATGATCTAAAAGTGAATAGAAACAGCAAAACTGTGGAATCTCTTTATGCTCAATTTGTGGAATTAAAAGCGGATTATAGAGGTGATGATTTTGAGAAATCTTTAAAATCTTTTCTCTTTGGCTTTATCAGTGGAAAGATGTTCACTTTCGATTTTGATTTTGCTCTTTCTTTGTTAGGTGGATATGACAAAGCCACACAAAACAAAAAAAATAAAGACATAGATTCTTTCTTCGGAAAATCTACTTCGTCGCTAGGTAAGAGATACAGAAAAATAGGTGAGCCTATTTCTGAAATCAAAGATACAGAGAAATTTTTAAATGAGCTTATGGGGTACATTCCATTTAATGAAACTGTGGCAAGAGTAACAGAAAAAGCGGTGAATACTATCATTCTTGATAAAAATACTAAAGAATTTTACCCAGAAGATTATATTGAATTTTTTGCATATCTTGATGAGTTGCAAGATGAGGAAGAAGCAAAAAAGGTTTCAAATTCAGATGCAGAATTTGATTTTAACAATCCAAAACAAGCCATATTATAG
- a CDS encoding conjugal transfer protein TraG N-terminal domain-containing protein, with the protein MKSPSNRCIHRFSVFKICIQIDFKPLQNIDGIDVYTVLQQSFSKQAYFRLFSLSVFTHLFSKNLLGFSFIMEVKIMEKFFKVFLVFWLFVGSFAYADDYLVTVNSAYEVDYMFTILNAISMIFHDESYLKLLKLLVLFGSAVALYQWAFSPNIEGGKSFTKYHIFITLFLVAVFSMSSTIFVKTENYPMYYEDNSTSPTTGIAVKVPSVVAFSYSFLSSFGQEMTGLFTTAVSDVGGGSYSISRGGYASSIKDAIDILNQNPSNASPVYANDVEAFFSDCIFIPFSSKESDGVRHISAIFKTNNIKNLISGWYASGETVGGIDAGSFSSERNGAMYSCSSLWDKIVNEDMTEYTSNFSTVFKNADDRDVGFLTKSYGLPKSNFDEIAIQSGLIYAVANNKSLPMGITYAQGKARAEFNQNNFSNGYYMASMLPKLQGFLRALIYALFPLVFALAFLPHNMGIIKNYLKTAVWIEMWGVSSAILNFFLIKYGEGFISGDVTVNSSAFMLSESANLAGIAGYLYLSVPAISYGILSGSLTALSSVASGLTKNAHYESGALATDAQKLASKETMNEETGGNFSFAEALHYKNMQAGQKEGMQTATNFSNNYKDLLKYDARNPYNSMNAKMGTAGSFDEMMNQEVKKTGLDFASLMGSNSINSKETAFKSSVADIRSKVASAMMEDKFGANLTENAFTRDNESLIKNMTRQNEIGTQAQRDNFAKLEATQDYLTQERPNAYRNDRNGDGVVSRQEMMFEAGLNAQQAKIVIADKFANQEALKASAEANKNSSNDSIRNAQNGFSSMFGDVAGASATGRKFSQFSDNNNMRKDVSQIETQLHNGISSETVGAFGGISKVGDIKHQQSESETLGNIVPQLLQNESEIADKFRSKYGENADSAMFSAYGTRGIFKSDLTQSLLNKEISGIQNGASAQLQSGLNSYLQAHTSGSPLESGLMKTYSALHANYEKAMKAGDTRQIQAIESAMNSSTMQPLKELAGQYLNSSEAHNIASNASSAVNGVYAKYENMGVIKRDGGSVSYLDTQKAIESASGADKVALTTRLKSGLDGLSVSTNSIDGRETKVTQNLAGENITSISRASHEFSNSGNYNNDILYHAGNHIDGETLATGVSTASTLLKVGGLTKFLVK; encoded by the coding sequence ATGAAAAGCCCTTCAAATCGATGTATACATCGATTTTCAGTTTTTAAAATTTGTATACAAATTGATTTTAAACCCCTTCAAAACATCGATGGTATCGATGTATACACTGTATTACAGCAAAGTTTTTCAAAACAGGCATATTTTAGGCTTTTTTCACTTTCTGTTTTTACTCACTTGTTCTCAAAAAACCTTTTAGGTTTTTCCTTCATTATGGAGGTAAAAATAATGGAAAAATTCTTTAAAGTGTTTCTGGTTTTTTGGCTTTTTGTTGGTTCATTTGCGTATGCAGATGATTACCTTGTCACTGTGAATTCAGCTTACGAAGTTGATTATATGTTCACAATTTTAAATGCTATTTCGATGATCTTTCATGACGAAAGTTATCTAAAATTGCTTAAACTTCTCGTCCTTTTTGGTTCAGCTGTTGCCTTGTATCAATGGGCATTTTCTCCAAATATTGAAGGCGGGAAATCGTTCACGAAATATCATATCTTCATTACTTTATTTCTCGTTGCTGTGTTCTCAATGAGTAGCACAATTTTCGTAAAAACTGAAAATTATCCTATGTATTATGAAGATAATAGCACGTCACCGACCACAGGAATTGCAGTAAAAGTTCCTTCTGTTGTTGCTTTTTCTTATTCCTTTTTGTCTTCATTTGGTCAAGAAATGACAGGATTATTCACAACAGCTGTAAGCGATGTGGGAGGTGGTAGCTATTCGATTTCTCGTGGTGGATATGCTTCTTCAATTAAAGATGCTATCGATATTTTAAATCAGAACCCTTCAAATGCTTCACCTGTTTATGCAAACGATGTGGAAGCGTTCTTCTCTGATTGTATTTTTATCCCTTTTTCAAGTAAAGAATCTGACGGAGTTCGCCATATTTCAGCCATTTTCAAAACAAATAACATAAAGAATTTAATTTCAGGATGGTATGCGAGCGGTGAAACTGTGGGAGGAATAGATGCAGGTTCTTTTTCATCTGAGAGAAACGGTGCAATGTATTCATGTAGCTCACTATGGGATAAAATCGTAAATGAGGATATGACAGAATACACATCAAATTTTTCAACAGTGTTTAAAAATGCTGATGACAGGGATGTCGGATTTCTAACTAAATCATATGGCTTACCAAAATCAAATTTCGATGAAATAGCTATTCAAAGCGGTTTAATTTATGCCGTAGCAAATAATAAATCATTGCCTATGGGCATCACATACGCACAGGGAAAAGCTAGGGCGGAATTTAACCAAAATAACTTTTCAAATGGTTATTATATGGCATCTATGCTTCCCAAATTGCAGGGTTTTTTAAGGGCTTTAATTTATGCTCTTTTTCCTCTTGTTTTTGCTCTTGCCTTTTTACCACATAACATGGGTATTATCAAAAACTACCTAAAAACAGCGGTATGGATTGAAATGTGGGGTGTCTCTAGTGCTATTCTAAACTTCTTTCTTATTAAATATGGTGAAGGCTTTATTTCTGGCGATGTCACTGTTAATTCTAGTGCCTTCATGTTGTCAGAAAGTGCCAATCTTGCTGGCATTGCAGGCTATTTATACCTTTCTGTGCCTGCCATTTCATACGGTATCTTATCTGGTTCACTAACTGCTCTTTCAAGTGTAGCTAGTGGGCTAACTAAAAATGCTCACTATGAAAGTGGCGCACTTGCCACAGATGCCCAAAAATTGGCATCAAAAGAGACAATGAACGAAGAAACTGGCGGTAATTTTTCATTTGCCGAAGCTTTACACTATAAAAATATGCAAGCGGGACAAAAAGAAGGAATGCAAACCGCAACAAACTTTTCTAATAACTACAAAGATTTATTAAAATACGATGCTAGAAACCCCTACAACAGCATGAATGCGAAGATGGGAACAGCGGGTTCTTTTGATGAAATGATGAATCAAGAAGTAAAGAAAACAGGGCTAGATTTTGCCTCACTAATGGGTTCAAACAGCATTAATTCAAAAGAAACAGCCTTCAAAAGCTCGGTTGCTGACATTCGTTCCAAAGTAGCATCAGCGATGATGGAAGACAAATTCGGTGCTAATTTAACGGAAAATGCTTTCACCAGAGACAACGAGAGCCTCATTAAAAATATGACAAGACAAAACGAAATCGGCACACAAGCGCAACGTGACAACTTCGCAAAACTTGAAGCGACACAAGATTACCTAACACAGGAACGCCCCAATGCCTATAGAAACGACAGAAATGGTGATGGTGTGGTATCACGTCAAGAAATGATGTTCGAGGCAGGATTGAACGCACAGCAAGCTAAAATCGTCATAGCGGATAAATTCGCCAATCAAGAGGCTCTAAAAGCAAGTGCAGAAGCTAATAAAAACAGTTCTAATGATAGCATTAGAAACGCACAGAATGGCTTCTCTTCAATGTTCGGAGATGTTGCGGGTGCAAGTGCCACAGGACGTAAATTCTCGCAATTTAGCGACAATAACAACATGAGAAAAGATGTCTCACAAATTGAAACACAGCTTCACAACGGTATTTCAAGTGAAACGGTGGGTGCTTTTGGTGGTATCTCAAAAGTGGGCGACATCAAACATCAACAAAGCGAAAGCGAAACACTAGGTAACATCGTTCCTCAACTTTTACAAAATGAAAGTGAGATTGCTGATAAATTCCGTTCAAAATACGGTGAAAATGCTGATTCAGCGATGTTCTCAGCGTATGGAACACGTGGTATCTTTAAATCAGATTTAACGCAATCATTATTAAATAAGGAGATTTCTGGCATTCAAAATGGTGCATCAGCACAGTTGCAAAGTGGGTTAAATTCATACTTACAAGCTCACACAAGCGGTTCACCACTCGAATCTGGCTTAATGAAGACGTATTCAGCTCTTCACGCTAATTATGAAAAGGCGATGAAAGCAGGCGATACAAGACAAATTCAAGCGATTGAAAGTGCGATGAATTCATCGACAATGCAACCTTTGAAAGAGTTGGCAGGACAATATTTAAACAGCTCAGAAGCTCATAATATCGCTTCAAACGCTTCTTCTGCGGTAAATGGCGTATATGCTAAATATGAGAATATGGGTGTAATCAAAAGAGATGGCGGAAGTGTTTCATACCTCGACACTCAAAAAGCGATAGAAAGCGCATCTGGTGCGGATAAAGTGGCATTAACAACACGTTTAAAAAGTGGCTTAGATGGTCTTTCAGTATCCACAAACAGCATCGATGGAAGAGAAACAAAAGTTACTCAAAATCTTGCAGGTGAGAACATCACAAGCATCTCGAGAGCATCACACGAATTCAGCAACAGTGGAAATTATAACAATGATATTTTATATCATGCAGGAAATCACATCGACGGTGAAACACTAGCCACTGGTGTTTCCACAGCTTCCACACTTTTAAAAGTTGGCGGATTAACTAAATTTCTTGTCAAGTAA
- a CDS encoding tyrosine-type recombinase/integrase, whose protein sequence is MKRKKTLNMMSEEDFLFTFQHGDYKFVFEYDTPDEFREYLSELKDTVKELEAEKSYKRVQQIFKKEEQIEGEIKKGERPANKENFTFYDLETKFIVGKKKLEKVSASTYKAYEATFTKLKDFFKYERIENLNIEDFERFRDYLSTQVVNKTVNNHMAYVKMFVKWGNDRKLYPENNVQGVENLADSSPEIPHVNYTDKEIRNILEFEEFEQCYKDTFLIATRTGMRVNEICNIKNDDIKQDEETNIYYFDIKKSKTNAGVRQVPIHKDILERVLEIDFPLFPEKTDNASQKAILRQLYRVVKQGEGKFFHTFRGTFMNRCLKNYPRDLPIIQEIVGHEKEDKIKLSVDTYAKGYQLSLKKEILDSVSYY, encoded by the coding sequence ATGAAAAGAAAAAAGACATTAAACATGATGAGCGAGGAGGATTTTTTGTTTACATTTCAACATGGTGATTATAAGTTCGTATTTGAATACGATACTCCTGATGAATTTAGAGAATATTTATCTGAATTAAAAGACACAGTGAAAGAACTTGAAGCTGAAAAAAGTTATAAAAGAGTTCAACAAATTTTTAAAAAAGAAGAACAGATTGAAGGTGAGATAAAAAAGGGTGAAAGACCTGCAAATAAAGAGAACTTCACATTTTATGACCTCGAAACTAAATTTATTGTAGGCAAGAAAAAACTAGAAAAAGTAAGTGCAAGCACTTATAAAGCCTATGAAGCGACATTTACAAAATTAAAAGATTTTTTCAAATACGAACGTATAGAAAACCTTAATATCGAGGATTTTGAGAGATTTAGGGATTATCTTTCTACGCAAGTTGTAAATAAAACCGTAAACAATCATATGGCTTACGTTAAAATGTTTGTAAAGTGGGGGAACGATAGAAAGCTGTACCCAGAAAACAATGTTCAAGGCGTTGAAAATCTTGCAGATAGTAGCCCAGAAATACCACACGTAAACTATACAGATAAAGAAATCAGAAATATTCTTGAATTTGAAGAATTTGAACAGTGCTATAAAGATACGTTCCTTATTGCAACCCGCACAGGAATGCGTGTTAATGAGATTTGTAATATTAAAAATGATGATATAAAGCAAGATGAAGAAACTAATATCTATTATTTTGATATTAAAAAATCGAAAACGAATGCGGGAGTGCGACAAGTACCTATCCATAAAGATATTTTAGAAAGGGTTTTAGAAATTGATTTTCCTCTATTTCCAGAAAAAACGGATAACGCATCTCAAAAAGCAATATTACGGCAACTTTACAGAGTAGTAAAGCAGGGTGAAGGAAAATTTTTTCATACATTTAGAGGTACTTTTATGAACCGATGTTTAAAAAATTATCCGAGAGATTTACCTATTATCCAAGAGATAGTAGGTCACGAAAAAGAGGATAAAATAAAATTATCGGTAGATACCTATGCAAAAGGATACCAATTATCACTAAAAAAAGAGATATTAGATAGCGTTTCTTATTACTAA
- a CDS encoding AsmA family protein, with protein MFKKIVLGIVVLVAIVVAAFFFLIKVIDFNEYKPRLHKAIKESTGYEVIIRGDITLTLSPIGVSVSDIEVTNPTYHPETPFAKLSSFDVSLDVSALLKKEIKVTQLSLDGLALNIEKIKDGKFNYDLLPVQTQKTADKKTKENNTTVEKESDVSAFMNAKKIIFSNSTVSYADVNATNKIVFEHVDLDINDISYDASKHSIQGLYFTADTHIDKIQYGNAYAVQDISMSFELKNGIAVSSALKYTLFDTQIQGNGKFDFCGKQPKVSLKSKIVGLKLASLSKELWGKDLLDGSANGDFKLSFFVGDGTTFKSTLNGFVQLSGEEIALKGYDIDKIALVLDPFQKEKLNLNTLISSTIEAFKGGNSVIKELNTKVDLGYSEIKLSDVALSTASNRIAIKGAINTVDEKLIDVKAALLDTKGCAVVEQKFSGTYAKPSVKLDATAVATLKDVVLSFTTKSKITHTQPKQNDENCTVFYDGVIKQPELVPLTPPAPVSE; from the coding sequence ATGTTTAAAAAGATTGTACTCGGTATTGTGGTATTGGTTGCTATTGTCGTTGCTGCTTTTTTCTTTCTTATTAAAGTGATTGATTTTAATGAGTATAAACCGCGATTGCACAAAGCGATTAAAGAGAGTACCGGATATGAAGTGATTATTCGTGGTGATATCACGCTTACCCTTTCACCTATAGGTGTTAGTGTCTCTGATATTGAGGTCACGAACCCAACGTATCATCCTGAGACTCCTTTTGCTAAGTTGAGTAGTTTTGATGTGTCACTTGACGTATCTGCATTGCTTAAAAAAGAGATTAAAGTTACACAGCTTTCTCTCGATGGACTTGCTTTAAATATAGAAAAAATTAAAGATGGTAAGTTTAATTATGATTTATTGCCTGTGCAAACACAAAAAACAGCTGATAAAAAAACTAAAGAAAATAATACCACCGTTGAAAAAGAGAGCGATGTATCCGCTTTCATGAATGCCAAAAAAATTATCTTTAGCAACAGTACCGTCAGTTATGCAGATGTGAATGCAACGAATAAAATTGTTTTCGAACACGTTGATCTTGATATCAACGATATCAGTTATGATGCTTCCAAGCATAGTATTCAAGGGCTCTATTTTACTGCCGATACGCATATCGACAAAATTCAATATGGTAACGCTTATGCTGTGCAGGATATTTCGATGTCATTTGAGCTGAAAAATGGTATTGCGGTTAGTAGTGCTCTTAAATACACCCTTTTTGATACGCAAATTCAAGGAAATGGCAAATTTGATTTTTGTGGTAAACAACCGAAAGTTTCATTAAAGAGCAAGATTGTAGGCCTAAAATTGGCATCTCTCTCAAAAGAATTATGGGGCAAAGATCTGTTGGATGGCAGTGCCAATGGTGACTTTAAACTCTCATTCTTTGTGGGTGATGGTACGACCTTTAAAAGCACTCTCAACGGATTTGTTCAGCTTTCAGGCGAAGAGATAGCCTTGAAAGGTTATGATATAGACAAAATTGCTTTAGTGCTTGATCCTTTTCAAAAAGAGAAGTTAAATCTTAATACACTTATATCTAGTACTATTGAAGCTTTTAAAGGCGGTAATAGCGTGATTAAGGAGCTCAATACTAAAGTTGATCTTGGGTATTCTGAGATCAAACTAAGTGATGTAGCACTGAGCACAGCTTCTAATAGAATCGCAATCAAGGGCGCTATCAATACTGTTGATGAAAAATTGATTGATGTTAAAGCAGCTCTTTTGGATACAAAAGGGTGTGCTGTTGTTGAACAAAAGTTTAGTGGAACGTATGCCAAACCTTCTGTAAAGCTTGATGCAACAGCTGTCGCGACACTCAAAGATGTGGTACTTTCTTTTACCACAAAATCAAAAATAACACATACGCAACCCAAGCAAAATGATGAAAATTGTACCGTTTTCTATGATGGAGTGATTAAGCAACCTGAATTGGTTCCACTTACGCCACCAGCTCCAGTTTCGGAATAA
- the pyrF gene encoding orotidine-5'-phosphate decarboxylase yields the protein MKLCVALDLPTKSENITLIQKLKSEDVWLKVGLRSFIRDGEALLHEIKTINPHFKIFLDLKIHDIPNTMADAAESMVALGVDMFNVHASSGRKAMRTVMERVNTFPNPPIVLAVTALTSFDNASFEAIYHTPIAQKAVDFAQDAYASGLNGVVSSVYESLDIKAHTASSFLTLTPGIRPFGENSHDQERVADLETAKQQHSDFIVVGRPIYHSDDPLGVVKKIIENI from the coding sequence ATGAAGTTGTGCGTTGCGCTTGATCTCCCCACTAAATCTGAAAATATTACTCTGATTCAAAAACTTAAAAGTGAAGATGTTTGGCTTAAAGTGGGACTTCGCTCTTTTATTCGAGATGGTGAAGCCCTTTTACATGAGATCAAAACGATCAACCCCCATTTTAAAATCTTTTTAGACCTCAAAATCCATGACATCCCCAATACGATGGCTGATGCTGCTGAGTCGATGGTTGCTCTTGGTGTGGATATGTTCAACGTGCATGCCTCCAGCGGACGCAAAGCAATGCGTACGGTGATGGAGCGTGTCAATACCTTCCCAAATCCTCCGATTGTTTTAGCCGTGACAGCACTGACAAGTTTTGATAATGCTTCCTTTGAAGCAATTTATCATACTCCTATTGCGCAAAAAGCGGTTGATTTTGCCCAAGATGCTTATGCTAGTGGCTTGAATGGTGTTGTCTCTTCTGTTTATGAGAGTTTAGACATTAAGGCACATACGGCTTCTTCTTTCTTAACGCTTACGCCAGGTATTCGTCCTTTTGGTGAGAATAGTCATGACCAAGAAAGAGTGGCTGATCTTGAAACTGCAAAACAGCAACATTCAGATTTTATTGTTGTGGGAAGACCGATTTATCATAGTGATGATCCGCTAGGCGTGGTAAAGAAAATTATTGAAAATATTTAG
- the nusB gene encoding transcription antitermination factor NusB — translation MATRHQARESIIGLLYAEDIGNSGIEKFIDELFEEKKIRNQQKEFALGLYHGVKEHLIIIDEAINHHLKEWNLSEIGTIERAILRLGAYEVLYSELDNAVIINEAIELAKKLCNETSPKFINGVLDAISRDGETK, via the coding sequence TTGGCAACACGACATCAAGCACGAGAGAGTATTATTGGTTTATTGTATGCAGAAGATATTGGAAATTCTGGCATTGAAAAATTTATAGACGAACTTTTTGAAGAGAAAAAAATTCGAAATCAGCAAAAAGAGTTTGCCCTTGGGTTGTACCACGGGGTGAAAGAGCATTTAATCATTATTGATGAAGCGATTAACCATCATCTTAAAGAGTGGAATCTCAGTGAAATCGGAACGATCGAACGTGCTATTTTAAGACTGGGCGCGTATGAAGTTTTGTACTCTGAACTCGATAATGCCGTTATTATTAACGAAGCGATTGAACTTGCAAAAAAACTATGCAATGAAACAAGCCCTAAATTTATTAACGGTGTTTTAGATGCAATTTCAAGAGATGGAGAAACTAAATAA
- the ribH gene encoding 6,7-dimethyl-8-ribityllumazine synthase, protein MNIIEGKLSLNGKEKVAIINSRFNHIITDRLVEGARDAFIRHGGEEKNLDLILVPGAYEIPLALDKILSSGKYDAVCCVGAIIRGSTPHFDYVAAEATKGVANTALKYQKPVTFGVLTTDNIEQAIERAGSKAGNKGFEAMTGLIELISLYKHL, encoded by the coding sequence ATGAATATTATTGAAGGAAAACTCTCCCTTAATGGTAAAGAAAAAGTAGCCATTATTAATAGCCGATTTAACCATATTATCACTGATCGTTTGGTTGAAGGCGCACGTGATGCATTTATTCGTCATGGAGGGGAAGAAAAAAATTTAGACCTTATTTTAGTGCCAGGGGCGTATGAAATTCCTTTAGCACTCGATAAAATTTTAAGCAGCGGTAAGTATGACGCGGTCTGTTGTGTGGGCGCGATTATTCGCGGAAGCACACCGCATTTTGACTACGTTGCGGCAGAAGCAACCAAAGGCGTTGCCAATACAGCTCTGAAATATCAAAAACCCGTCACATTTGGTGTTTTAACGACCGATAACATCGAACAAGCGATTGAGAGAGCTGGAAGCAAAGCGGGAAATAAAGGCTTTGAAGCTATGACAGGTTTAATCGAACTTATTAGCCTTTACAAACACCTATAA